CGCCGCGGGCCCGCGCCGCCTGACCTACGCGCGGCTCGACGCGCGCGCCGCCCTGCTCGCCCGCGACCTGCGCGCCTCCGGCCTGCCGTCCGGCGGCCTCGTCGCCGTCGGCGTCTCCGACCGGACCTCGCTGGTCGTCGCGATCCTCGCCGTCCTCAAGGCCGGCGGCGCGTACGCCGTCCTCGACGCGGAGCACCCGCACATCGGGCGGCGACAACTCGCCGCCGTCGAGCCCTTCGCCCTGCTCACCCGGCCCGCCGACCGAGCGGCCCTCGACACCGGCCACGGCCCGCCGGTCGTCCTCCTGGACACCGACCCCGACACCGTTACCGACACTGACGCGCAAGCCGACGCGCAAGCCGACGCGCAAGCCGTCGCGCAAGCCGTCGCGGAAACCGACGCGGCAGGCGACGTAGAGGCCGCCCAGGAGCTCGCCCCGGCGCCCGGCGCCCTCGCGGCCCGCCTGTTCACCGCCGCCGCCGAGCCGCGCTCCGTACCCCTCACCCACGACGTGCTGCTCGCCGCCTACGAGGCCTGGGCCGAGGTGACGCGGGTGACCCCGGCGGACCGCCACCTCATCGCCACCGGCGCGGACGTCAGCGCGTTCGCCGCGGGCTGGACCCGCGCCCTGTGCTCCGGCGGAACCCTGGTCCTGCCCGCCGCCGCACCCCGCAGAGCGGGGGCCGGCGACGACCTCCCGGCCCTCGTCGCGAGCGAGGGCGTCACCGTCCTGTACGCGGGGCCCGACGGCGCCGCCGACCTCCTCGCCCGCGCCCCCACGGACCGGCGCGACCCGTACCCCGCCCTCCGGCCGCTGCGGCTGCTCGCCGTGACGGGGGACCGCCTCCACCTCGACGAACAGGCCGCCCTGCACACTCTGCTCCGCCCCGGGGCCCGCGTGCTCAACGTCTACGGCCTCGCCGAGACGGCCGGCACCGGCACCTGGCTGGAGCTGCCGTGCCTGCGCGACCCCGTCGACCTCCCGGAAGGCCCCACGCTGCTCGGCACCCCCTTCCCCGGGTGCGCCGCCGAGGTGGTCGCGGGCGAGATCCACCTCACCCCACCGGGCGGTGGCCGACCGATACCCACCGGCGACCTCGGCCGGGTCCGCGAGGACGGTCTGCTGGAGTTCGCGGGCCGGATCCGCGACCGCATCACCCTGCCGGGCCGCCGCCCCCTCGACCCGTACGCGGTCGAGACCGCGATCCGCGGCCACGAGGGCGTCGGCGCGGTCGTCGTCACCGGCGTCGACGGCACGCCGGACGGCCGCGGCGCACGCGGCACGCGCCGCCTGGTCGCCTACGTGACACCACCCGCCCCGTCGTCGGGGACCGCCGTGCGGCCCGACGTAGCGGAGCTGCGGGCCCACCTCGCCGGCAAGGTGCCCGAGGAGGACATGCCGCAGGCCGTCGTCCGCGTCCGCAGCCTGCCGCGCAACCGGGCGGGCCAGGAGGACCGCTCGGCCCTGCCCCTCCCCGCGCGGCCCGGAGGAGGGGCGAGGACGGCGAAGGCCGGAGCCGCCGCGCCGGGCGAAGCCCCGGCGTCGTGCGGCGTCGTCTG
The Streptomyces roseofulvus genome window above contains:
- a CDS encoding AMP-binding protein, whose translation is MTQRSDSGRPTGTTADTVLHRFAHWARTTPGAVAVAAGPRRLTYARLDARAALLARDLRASGLPSGGLVAVGVSDRTSLVVAILAVLKAGGAYAVLDAEHPHIGRRQLAAVEPFALLTRPADRAALDTGHGPPVVLLDTDPDTVTDTDAQADAQADAQAVAQAVAETDAAGDVEAAQELAPAPGALAARLFTAAAEPRSVPLTHDVLLAAYEAWAEVTRVTPADRHLIATGADVSAFAAGWTRALCSGGTLVLPAAAPRRAGAGDDLPALVASEGVTVLYAGPDGAADLLARAPTDRRDPYPALRPLRLLAVTGDRLHLDEQAALHTLLRPGARVLNVYGLAETAGTGTWLELPCLRDPVDLPEGPTLLGTPFPGCAAEVVAGEIHLTPPGGGRPIPTGDLGRVREDGLLEFAGRIRDRITLPGRRPLDPYAVETAIRGHEGVGAVVVTGVDGTPDGRGARGTRRLVAYVTPPAPSSGTAVRPDVAELRAHLAGKVPEEDMPQAVVRVRSLPRNRAGQEDRSALPLPARPGGGARTAKAGAAAPGEAPASCGVVWGTVAFGFVAVLLTDVLWPGSTDLAGVPSPWSALFGLLYVFEWLSFGAGAVFLFFGRPTMRRRGRGRPLTTLAHLAVAYLLMAWWPQDNFYRLAAKNDWPRQAALVYAFNIPLMLAAGVVALYALSKPKNPQGAEEDTTI